Genomic segment of Panicum virgatum strain AP13 chromosome 2K, P.virgatum_v5, whole genome shotgun sequence:
TGCTTGCTGCATTGGACGTATAGATAGATGGCTGCCGTTTTCTTTCACCTGCCTTGATTTTATACTGCTCCTAGTCCTAGATTAGCATTTCGTAGCCGGTTTTTAATGGTACTTCTTTAATTTAATCGACAAGTACGGGCGGGGTGATTCCTTTCGCTATGTACTCGTCAAGGGCAGTGGGAAACCGTGGGCCGTGTAGGGGAATACTACCTGGGCCAAATGGCTCAACAGGTCCAGGACGCCACAGCCCACAGCAGGCAGGCTCAGGGCTTTCCCCCGTTGTGCCGTGCGCGCGCGCCCGGTTCGAGTCGCGCGCGACGGGACGGCGTGCATGCGCGCCGCGCGATCGCTTGCGGTCTTGCACACATGGTGCCGCCACGGCGATGACTAGCTACGTAAGAGTATCCCTTTGTGGCTGCAAAACGAAGCTTTTGGCTACTACTACTAGttttcaccgtgttcggctggtgttAGGGCTCCAGCCCTACAGTAATTCCccctcacaccactccagctccagtctccagccaccaaccagttaacagtgtttttctctcacaccactccagctccagcctccagctccagcctgccgaacgcagtgtTTGTCACCCCACCCACCACAAAGTCGGTGGCTAGCTTTCTGAAGAAGTCTGTTTGTCGTTCGTGAAGCAAAACAACAAAGGCCCAGCGACGGCAGCACATTATTCAACCTTGCAgctatttgtttttgtttttttttaaaaaaataagtaTCTGGCGTTTATTAGATATAAATAAACAAAAACTTCGCACACAATATGCATGGAAAACACGCGTGCACCTGAGTACGTGTTCGCTGCTTAATTTTCACGCGACGATCTCTCTCAAGGCGCGCACGGTACGTCTCTCTGTCGCTACTCGGCCACGATCATCAGATGGCATAGGTTGGCCTGTTCCGTATAGTATAGGCCAGAGCCACACGCCACATCATCGTGTTACTTGTTTAAGAGCCCTAGCTTCCAATGACCCATGACATCCGTGTTCtggcattttttttgttttgccaTTTTCCAGTCTTTGATCGATCCGGATGCCGCTTTCTATCCGCAACTTAATTACTATCTACTACAGGCTACAGCATGCAGCAACACAAGCAAAGGCTTGAGATGTGGCACCAGCGAGTAGTAGAGTACTGAACCTGTGGCCGCTCGTCCACCACCCCCGGCCGGCCGTGTGCGATCGCGTCGCGGCACACGTCGTCTCCAGTAAGGCCGCAAGCGCGCCAGCGGCCCACCACGGATTCCTTCCCGGGCCCCCGAATCCGGACGACGACGCCACCACCCAGGCCGCGCAAGCTACTCCTACGCGTTAGCCTCCCgttggcccgccgccgcccgccggtccACCACCACCCAACGGTCAGGTGACCCCGCACCCCAGCCCGTCCCCACCCCCGAGCACGCGACCCGGGCCCGCGCGCCAGCCGCACGGTGGGTCGGTGGCGCCAGCGCGATCCTCCCGGCCGATTCGTGCGTCCTCCGACGACCCGACGGACCCAGCCGGTTCCGTTCCGCTATAAAGCCCGCCCGGCTCCGACCCGTTTCTTCAAGATCGGCCCAGCCACTACCAGCAATTTCGgattccctcctctctctccctctcctctccccggAATCAGGCAAGGCAaccgcccggccgccgctcccgcgcgccGCAGGCAGGCGGACGGTcatggccgcggcgggcgggtgGGAGGCCGGCCCAGGCAGGCGGACGGTcatggccgcggcgggcgggtgGGAGGCCGGCCCCGGGCTCGCGCTCGGGTGCCTGTTCACGGaggcggagctggcggcggcggaccagCTCGTGCAGctcagcggcagcggcgacgaggcggcgtCGGAGTCGGGGTCGCCGCGGTCAGTGAACacgtgcgcgggcggcgcagcggcgtgggaggaggaggagcggcaggAGGCGGGTGGCGGTCTCGAGCTGGACAGGAGGGCGAGGAAGAGGTACCGCCTGCTGTCGGAGCTCTACGGCGCCACCAGGCcagtggccggcgccggcgctggcagCGCCAGGAAGAGGAAGCGGGGTCACGAGCcgcaggcggaggcggagatGACGATGAGGGACGGAGATCAGAGCTTTCTAGGCTTCTAGGGGGTAGACCGTAGACAGGAGAGGGAGAcggggaggaaggggacgggCGGGAGGTGGGAGGAAGGGCTTCTCTGTAATTACCAAAGATGTCGAGGGTCTGTTTTGCAATGTCGGTCTTTGCTTTTCAAAgtaggaaaagaagaagaaacggCAGGAAAAGTTAAGCTAAGCTTGTACAGAATGTTGGTAGTGCCGCTGCTACGTTTTGAATTCGAATTTTGAATCTGAACTGGACCACAACAAGATATTTATTCCGAGATCCTGGAATGAAGTCCCCTACCATCGTCTATTCGTGTTCTTCTCTGTGACCTCTGAATTTTTATCCCCTTCGGTTCTGTCTCCATGGCCGAAATGTTTGCTCGGGATCTGGAAAAGTGCGCGGCGCCGCTGAAAATTTTTGAACTATTTCATATCGCAGCATCCAAGAACATTCCTGTCCAGGCCCACCTGATCATTTTGCTCGCTGCAGCTGCCAACGCGAGGCTCCTGAACACATGCTTTGAACACGAAGCACAAGCAGGTCGGTCGAGCATGGAGAGTTGTGGATACGTAGGCGTTAAGTTTTCCGGCGACTGCTGGAACGTTTCAAAACGCCAACTTTTTTGCCGCCGGCTGTTTTCAACTTTTTTGGAGGCAGATGATGAGAGCTCTCCAAGATCGTAGAGATCAGATTATAAAATTATTAGCATGCATCGGCAGCTTTGAATTGGCAACGATGTCATGTCTCTTACTTGATCAAGTCTTCGTATCCAGGCACTACGTTAGCTGCGGTAGTATTTTATTATGCCCACGAGCTGTTTGTGCTGGCTTGTGTGGCTATGCTAATGCGCGTATGGAGAACGCGATCGAGTGAGTGAATAGATTAAGTGCTTCAATTATCATCATCAgaatgaaaaagaaaacccCCAAGAAAATACATCATATATATCATCTTCCGCGGCATGCACATGCTCCCCTGGGGCAAAAAACATTTCTGTCCAAATCAAGGTTATCACGCTCACGCACATTAATCTTGCTCAGGATTCAGGAACAGCACGGCGCGGGATCCGGCTTATTTTAATTATATGATGGCTCCATATtgttaatttcttttgaacaaaTAGCAAAGCTCTATGTGTTTTCTAAAGCTCGGCGTGTGGTGTGGCTCCTTTTGTTTTGGATGAAAATCCTTTTCAGAATCTGACCTCTATTAATGGCTTACAAACTGTGTGTGCCGGATGActgctttttttttatttatgagAATGGACCGGTGGGGCTCCGTCCCTGGAACTTAAAGAAAGGAAGCTTTGTATGACTCGCATAAGAATAGCTATATGCCTATATATATCTTGAGGGCATATGTAACTCTCATTTCGCGTTGCTATCTAATTAAACTGAGGAAAATAATGTGTACGATGTCTCTCAGCAAAGATTATTCTAGCAGCGGCGAGCTTTTTTAATGGTTGGTGGCAAAGGTCATTGGTGCCTGAATACAAATTTAGCCTAGTATTTTATTATGCACACAAGCTGTTTGTGCTGGCTTTTGTGGCCATGCTAATACGCGCGTGGAGAACGCGAGAGAGTTAATAGATTAAGTGCTTCATTATCATTATCagaatgaaaagaaaaaaccccgagaaaaaaaatcataggaGTATCATCTGCCGCGGGCATGCATGCtcctttaaaaaaaatcatttctGTCCAAATCAAGGTTTTTATCACGCACTCTAATCTTGCTCAGGATTCAGGAACACCACAGAGCTGGATCCGGTTTAATTTGATATATATGGTGGCTCCGTACCGTTCGTTTCTTTTGGACCgatgcaaaaacaaagttctGCGTGATTTTAAAAGCCCGGTGTGGTGGCTCCTTTTGTTTTGGATGAAAATCCTTTTCAGAACTTAGACCTCTATTAATGGCCTACAACCTGTGTGCCGGATGACTGCTGATGCAATGCAAATGGACTGGTGGGTCCGTCGTCCCTGGAACTTCAAGAAACGATCCTCGTGAGAGGTTTTTACAAGGCGGGAACAAAAACGACCCCGTGTTTCCGGGATGGGATCGGTATTTCCGGGTCGAGGAATGGTACTGTCGTGGtatgcaaacccacagccgggtggcgtagtgcacccgcctaaacccagagggtgagtactcgggggttagctaggattagcccaatctcggtggaagaacgcgatgaacacagcagtttagagtggttcgggccgccggagcataataccctacgtccactgtgtgttgtattgcttgtgctctcaagaggttgagagcagggttgttcggcgtgaaaccgagcttgtgttgtgagaaTCTTGGAGTCTCCgaagtgtgcagcgagcgcctcccttttatatctcaagggaggcgcgtacatagtcgttgagtccccgacaggtgggcccaacgatatAGTATAAAATGGcatactgtacagacattatggcattgcaggcgacggaggtctcattcctggatttccttgctctgcctgtgggaatcctccgtccggcatagccatgccctgtcttgtcgaaacggcgtcagggtgtagcttgcggcgttgcctgcagcgtagctgaacgggccgtgtagcttgcggcgtaggcgttatgatgaaaaggtgtcgtgccgtcgtatccatttaatgcggcagacaggctctgcgcggatgcggcgcatgcggctgcactgtgtacctcggtaatatgcggtctacagtgaggcctgacaaaggctgccccgcgtgccacggcggcagagcacgcctcaaccacccgcattgaatgcggtgggtgggcgagtcttccagcggaagactcgcgcccgcgcctgcgcctgcaggacacgtggcgcccc
This window contains:
- the LOC120696142 gene encoding uncharacterized protein LOC120696142, translating into MAAAGGWEAGPGRRTVMAAAGGWEAGPGLALGCLFTEAELAAADQLVQLSGSGDEAASESGSPRSVNTCAGGAAAWEEEERQEAGGGLELDRRARKRYRLLSELYGATRPVAGAGAGSARKRKRGHEPQAEAEMTMRDGDQSFLGF